In a single window of the Hoyosella subflava DQS3-9A1 genome:
- a CDS encoding RES family NAD+ phosphorylase — MVTHVPEPPHQFTAQAVDLEPGTVLYRVYTNRRPSPVEFNPGRGPGGRFSFFGTPAVPVLYAAATEVAAVCETLLHSIPVTGGALLPEQYLDKVAARIRVQRPLRLASFLGTGLRALRIEASQLTDTPASEYPRTRRWAEIAHQAGFDGVAWMSKRCNSDRAYVLFGDRICPDDLAIDTGYARVFAAGTDLDWLIDLCSGMHIDVHAPHT; from the coding sequence ATGGTGACGCATGTACCCGAGCCCCCGCATCAGTTCACCGCCCAGGCGGTCGATCTTGAACCAGGAACAGTCCTGTACCGCGTTTACACCAACAGGCGGCCAAGTCCAGTTGAGTTCAACCCAGGCAGGGGGCCAGGCGGGCGGTTTTCCTTCTTTGGCACTCCCGCGGTGCCCGTCCTCTACGCGGCAGCGACTGAGGTCGCTGCAGTTTGCGAGACACTCTTGCACAGCATTCCCGTAACGGGCGGGGCGCTACTGCCCGAGCAATATCTCGATAAGGTCGCCGCCAGGATCCGGGTTCAGCGTCCGCTGCGGCTTGCGTCGTTTCTTGGAACTGGTTTGCGTGCGTTACGCATCGAGGCCTCCCAACTCACCGATACTCCGGCCAGCGAATACCCGCGTACCCGCCGCTGGGCCGAAATAGCGCACCAAGCAGGATTTGACGGCGTCGCCTGGATGTCCAAGCGCTGCAACAGTGACCGCGCCTATGTTCTGTTCGGAGACCGGATCTGCCCAGACGATCTGGCCATAGACACCGGCTATGCCCGGGTCTTCGCAGCCGGTACCGATCTGGACTGGCTCATCGACCTCTGCTCGGGCATGCACATCGATGTGCATGCCCCGCACACCTGA
- a CDS encoding DNA-formamidopyrimidine glycosylase family protein: MPEGDTVYRAATNLRAALDQKVLTRTQFRVDKYANLNFAGLRISRVWPHGKHLFIQAGDHVIHSHLKMEGAWHTYKPGEKWRKPGWQARVVLEADGSQAVGFSLGILSVLSAAEAPSVTAHLGPDLLSDNWDAATARDRIGSAPERAIGMALLDQRNLAGIGNVYRSELCFLRGLDPLTPTSEVADLDGLLDLSRRMLWANKDRTQRCTTGNLRRGQELWVYGRERNPCRRCGTLIERRIISESGYQSISVPNADERLVYVCPRCQHVRS; the protein is encoded by the coding sequence GTGCCTGAGGGTGACACCGTTTACCGGGCAGCCACGAACCTGCGTGCCGCCCTCGACCAGAAGGTGCTTACACGCACACAGTTCCGGGTCGACAAGTACGCGAACCTCAACTTCGCGGGCCTGCGGATTTCGCGCGTATGGCCGCACGGCAAACACCTGTTCATACAGGCCGGCGACCACGTCATCCACTCCCACCTGAAAATGGAAGGTGCCTGGCACACCTACAAACCGGGCGAGAAATGGCGGAAACCTGGATGGCAGGCTCGCGTGGTCCTCGAGGCTGACGGCTCACAAGCGGTCGGCTTCTCCCTAGGAATCCTCAGCGTGCTGTCTGCCGCGGAAGCACCGTCCGTCACAGCGCACCTCGGACCCGACCTCCTCAGCGACAACTGGGATGCAGCGACCGCACGGGACAGAATCGGATCAGCACCTGAACGCGCGATAGGAATGGCGCTGCTCGACCAGCGCAACCTCGCAGGCATCGGCAACGTGTATCGAAGCGAACTGTGCTTCTTACGCGGCCTTGATCCCCTCACACCCACGTCGGAAGTCGCAGACCTTGACGGGCTGCTCGACCTCTCCCGGCGGATGCTGTGGGCTAACAAAGACCGAACCCAGCGGTGCACGACCGGGAATCTGCGGCGCGGTCAAGAACTCTGGGTGTACGGGCGAGAACGCAACCCCTGCAGGCGCTGCGGCACACTCATCGAACGACGCATCATCAGCGAATCTGGTTATCAGTCAATAAGTGTGCCGAATGCCGATGAGCGGCTCGTGTACGTGTGCCCGCGCTGCCAGCACGTGCGCAGCTGA
- the aztA gene encoding zinc ABC transporter ATP-binding protein AztA — MSPAMPPLSPNGKSAATSGAAREAADEQAPVVRAAGVSASLGGHTVLRDIDLTARAGEVTAIVGPNGSGKSTLLTVLAGLLKPQAGHVERADHVGVALVPQRSSLPDQLPITVEELASMGRWRRAGLWRPLSRNDRAIVTEALDAVGLADLRKRSVGSLSGGQRQRALLAQGVAQRAELLLLDEPMAALDAGSRAAVNAAVGFATDAGAAVVIVTHDLNELSTVDSVVELALPSHA, encoded by the coding sequence GTGTCTCCCGCAATGCCACCGCTCTCTCCGAACGGCAAATCCGCCGCCACATCCGGTGCTGCGCGTGAGGCTGCTGACGAGCAGGCCCCTGTCGTCCGCGCTGCCGGCGTCAGCGCCAGCCTGGGTGGGCACACAGTGTTACGCGACATCGACCTGACCGCACGCGCGGGTGAGGTCACCGCGATCGTCGGCCCCAACGGGTCAGGGAAGTCAACGTTGCTGACCGTCCTCGCCGGGCTGCTGAAGCCGCAAGCTGGGCATGTCGAACGCGCGGATCACGTTGGCGTTGCGCTTGTTCCGCAGCGCAGCTCGTTGCCTGATCAGCTTCCGATCACCGTTGAGGAGCTCGCCTCGATGGGGCGGTGGCGCCGCGCTGGGCTATGGCGCCCGCTTTCCCGAAACGACCGCGCGATCGTCACGGAAGCGCTCGACGCTGTCGGACTTGCTGATCTGAGAAAACGATCCGTCGGATCGCTATCTGGAGGGCAGCGCCAGCGCGCGCTGCTCGCGCAGGGCGTAGCGCAGCGCGCAGAGTTGCTGCTGCTCGACGAGCCGATGGCGGCCCTCGACGCAGGTTCTCGCGCTGCGGTGAACGCTGCAGTCGGTTTCGCGACGGACGCGGGAGCCGCGGTCGTCATCGTTACCCACGACCTCAACGAACTTTCCACGGTCGACAGCGTCGTCGAACTCGCATTACCAAGCCATGCTTGA
- the aztB gene encoding zinc ABC transporter permease AztB: MAVLAVLTDPFTTTFMMRALIGGVLVATMCAIVGTWVVTRGMAFLGEAMAHGVLPGVAIALLAGVPAVFGAAASAAIMSLGVSVVQRRWRLSADTSIGLLFVASLALGVVIISSSRTFASDATAILFGDILAIQSGQLLGIAAATVVTAALAFVWHRSFVALAVDPRQAHLLHLHPRAAHAALVGLVALAVVSAYQAVGSLLVLGMLLGPAVAAGRWTRRIPTTMALATCIGAVSVWLGLLISWYMATAAGATVALVAVFSGAVSALLRASVDAARAPTRSGRQAVKV, from the coding sequence ATGGCTGTGCTTGCCGTGCTCACCGATCCCTTCACGACCACCTTCATGATGCGCGCCCTCATCGGGGGCGTCTTAGTAGCAACAATGTGCGCCATCGTCGGCACCTGGGTAGTGACCCGCGGCATGGCATTCTTGGGCGAGGCGATGGCGCACGGCGTTCTGCCCGGCGTCGCCATCGCGCTACTCGCCGGTGTGCCCGCGGTATTCGGCGCCGCTGCGAGCGCCGCGATCATGTCCCTGGGTGTAAGCGTCGTGCAGCGCCGCTGGCGGCTCTCGGCGGACACCAGCATCGGGCTGCTGTTCGTCGCAAGCCTCGCACTCGGCGTCGTCATCATCTCGTCATCGCGCACCTTCGCTTCGGACGCGACGGCGATCCTGTTCGGCGACATACTGGCCATCCAGTCCGGTCAGCTCTTAGGTATCGCAGCCGCCACCGTGGTCACCGCGGCCCTCGCATTCGTTTGGCACCGCTCCTTCGTTGCTCTCGCCGTCGATCCGCGCCAGGCCCACCTGCTGCACCTGCACCCTCGCGCCGCGCACGCCGCACTCGTCGGTCTTGTCGCACTCGCAGTGGTGTCCGCCTATCAGGCAGTCGGCTCGCTACTCGTGCTCGGGATGCTCCTCGGCCCCGCGGTGGCTGCAGGACGATGGACCCGCCGTATTCCTACGACCATGGCACTTGCGACATGTATCGGAGCGGTGAGCGTCTGGCTTGGACTGCTTATCTCCTGGTACATGGCGACTGCCGCTGGCGCGACGGTTGCGCTCGTCGCTGTTTTCTCGGGGGCTGTATCCGCGCTGCTGCGAGCTTCTGTGGATGCCGCCCGGGCCCCCACGCGTTCCGGGCGTCAAGCCGTAAAAGTGTGA
- a CDS encoding DUF4041 domain-containing protein has translation MSKTKLAAYNAEAVNCIKSVKAGKLEVARKRLDRIVAQIERNAR, from the coding sequence ATGTCGAAAACCAAGCTCGCCGCATACAACGCAGAAGCCGTGAACTGCATCAAGAGCGTGAAGGCAGGCAAGCTCGAAGTAGCCCGAAAACGCCTGGACAGAATCGTCGCTCAGATCGAGCGCAACGCCAGATGA
- a CDS encoding dipeptidase encodes MDQPLWEQHCCLPLSAAANVGDLATYGPAFVSVNVGYALHDKAECLAVIDHFRAGIDADERLTSATTFEATEHAVRQGKTAIAFDLEDARPLAGDLANVELFYRRGVRTLLPTYNFANDAGSGCLDETDRGLTAYGRDLVSEMNRIGMVVDGSHCSTRTGLGLSEASTQPMIYSHSCMGSVWEHERNITDEQAVACAETGGVVGITGVGIFLGANDASIDAMIRHIDYAVELIGEDHVGVASDFPFDYDDFREEMLSNPQFFPAAYTRYGPIDFVTPAMMLQLPSALKAHGYSTGVIRKILWGNFARTAAQVWK; translated from the coding sequence ATGGATCAGCCCTTGTGGGAGCAACATTGCTGCCTGCCGTTGTCCGCTGCGGCGAACGTCGGCGATCTTGCGACGTACGGCCCGGCATTCGTATCCGTGAACGTCGGCTACGCCCTGCACGACAAAGCTGAATGTCTCGCGGTAATCGACCACTTCCGGGCGGGAATCGACGCCGACGAGAGGCTAACGAGCGCGACCACTTTCGAAGCCACCGAACATGCGGTGCGGCAGGGCAAAACGGCGATCGCGTTTGATCTGGAAGATGCGCGACCGCTGGCCGGGGACCTGGCGAATGTTGAACTCTTCTACCGCCGAGGGGTCCGTACGCTGCTGCCCACGTACAACTTCGCCAATGATGCAGGGTCGGGGTGCCTCGACGAAACCGATCGCGGGCTCACCGCTTACGGCCGTGACCTCGTGTCGGAAATGAACCGGATCGGCATGGTTGTCGACGGTTCGCACTGCAGCACACGGACGGGCCTTGGTCTGAGCGAGGCGTCCACGCAGCCGATGATCTACTCGCACAGCTGTATGGGATCGGTGTGGGAGCACGAACGCAACATCACCGACGAGCAAGCTGTCGCATGCGCGGAAACGGGGGGTGTAGTGGGCATCACGGGTGTCGGCATTTTCCTCGGCGCAAACGACGCCAGCATCGACGCGATGATCCGCCACATCGACTACGCGGTTGAACTGATCGGTGAAGACCACGTGGGGGTCGCGTCGGACTTCCCATTCGACTACGACGACTTCCGCGAAGAGATGCTCAGCAACCCGCAATTCTTCCCCGCGGCTTACACGCGATATGGACCGATCGACTTCGTCACCCCGGCGATGATGCTGCAGCTACCCAGCGCACTCAAAGCGCACGGATACTCGACCGGGGTGATTCGGAAGATCCTGTGGGGCAATTTCGCGCGGACAGCAGCGCAGGTGTGGAAATAG
- the aztD gene encoding zinc metallochaperone AztD, translating to MKHHSLSRGALAAAAASLSGVLALSGCSSNEASPDTAGGNDTGTADAAGATGTVEPAPPGPRVTLTYEGGVLVLDATTFDVLGDFDSEEFTRLNSAGDGRHVFVTTSEGFQLLDASTPELTDLVIEADSAAHVVRHAGRTVLYDDATSDTMIFNTEDLLAVDGELPDAEVVPGVDAHHGVSVVLEDDTLITSVGDDDGRTGIRVLDADRNEVASSDECPGLHGEGTLQNEVVVFGCEDGVLIYDNGEIHKVDAPDEYGRIGNAYVTETSPVMVGDYKDDPDAEGYLLQKVVLVDTEARTLEVIELPDGVEYTWRGIARGPQDEALILATDGSVHVLDPASGEITESFAVIEAWEGPDQWQNPHPAIVVDGDIAYITEPAANTIHAFDVTTGEIIYSAELDQTPNEIAFTTG from the coding sequence ATGAAACACCACTCCCTCTCGCGCGGTGCACTCGCTGCCGCGGCAGCATCGCTCAGCGGCGTGCTTGCCCTGTCCGGATGCTCCTCAAACGAGGCGTCTCCTGACACAGCTGGTGGCAATGACACTGGCACTGCCGACGCTGCGGGTGCCACCGGCACGGTGGAGCCTGCGCCACCAGGGCCACGCGTCACGCTGACGTACGAAGGCGGCGTGCTCGTCCTTGATGCCACGACATTCGACGTCCTCGGCGATTTCGACTCGGAGGAGTTCACTCGCTTGAACTCCGCGGGGGACGGTCGCCACGTGTTTGTCACAACGTCCGAGGGCTTCCAGCTCCTTGACGCCTCAACGCCGGAATTGACCGACCTTGTCATCGAGGCTGACTCGGCTGCCCACGTGGTCCGCCACGCAGGCCGCACCGTCCTTTACGACGATGCCACCAGTGACACGATGATCTTCAACACCGAAGACCTGCTCGCTGTGGACGGCGAGCTGCCCGACGCTGAGGTTGTGCCCGGTGTCGACGCCCACCACGGTGTGTCCGTTGTTCTCGAGGACGACACACTGATCACAAGCGTCGGTGACGATGATGGCCGCACCGGCATCCGGGTGCTCGACGCCGACCGTAACGAGGTCGCATCGAGTGACGAGTGCCCAGGATTGCACGGCGAAGGCACCCTGCAGAACGAGGTCGTCGTGTTCGGTTGTGAAGATGGCGTGCTCATCTACGACAACGGCGAAATCCACAAGGTCGACGCTCCCGATGAGTACGGCCGCATCGGCAACGCGTACGTCACCGAGACCAGCCCGGTCATGGTGGGCGACTACAAAGACGACCCCGATGCGGAAGGTTACCTCCTGCAAAAGGTTGTCCTAGTGGACACCGAGGCACGCACGCTCGAGGTCATCGAGCTGCCCGACGGTGTCGAGTACACATGGCGCGGAATCGCGCGCGGGCCGCAAGATGAGGCGTTGATCCTCGCGACAGACGGGTCGGTCCACGTTCTTGACCCTGCAAGCGGCGAGATCACCGAATCCTTCGCAGTCATCGAAGCGTGGGAAGGCCCCGATCAGTGGCAGAACCCGCACCCCGCGATCGTGGTGGACGGCGACATCGCTTACATCACCGAGCCTGCGGCGAACACGATCCACGCGTTCGATGTGACCACCGGCGAAATCATCTATTCGGCAGAGCTCGACCAGACACCGAACGAGATCGCGTTCACGACAGGGTAG
- a CDS encoding GIY-YIG nuclease family protein — MQRERDRLEKEKQHYLNTLRALEARGDESAATALRAKLADVERAITDVGYRKANLRAGYVYVISNLGSFGERMFKIGLTRRLEPIERVRELSYASVPFNFDVHAPFFAEGAVEIEAMLHREFAHKRVNRVNNRREFFYVTPKKS, encoded by the coding sequence TTGCAGCGCGAGCGCGACCGTCTCGAGAAGGAGAAACAACACTACCTAAACACACTGCGAGCACTTGAAGCTCGCGGCGACGAAAGTGCGGCCACCGCACTGCGCGCGAAGCTTGCCGATGTTGAGCGGGCAATAACAGACGTCGGCTACCGGAAAGCGAACTTGCGCGCAGGCTATGTCTACGTCATCTCAAACCTGGGCTCGTTCGGCGAAAGGATGTTCAAAATCGGGTTAACGCGACGCCTCGAACCTATCGAGAGGGTTCGGGAACTAAGCTATGCTTCGGTGCCGTTCAACTTCGATGTTCACGCACCCTTCTTCGCCGAAGGCGCCGTGGAAATTGAGGCTATGTTGCACCGCGAGTTCGCGCACAAACGTGTGAACCGGGTGAACAACCGCCGTGAGTTCTTCTACGTAACCCCCAAGAAGTCCTAG
- the aztC gene encoding zinc ABC transporter substrate-binding protein AztC, with the protein MKMRVALAAALFAGGSLTACVSPGPDQPLVVVTTNILGDVVEEMVGDEAEVLTLMPPDADPHSFAISAQTAARMRDAELIVANGLGLEEGLAKHVESTAADGVPVFLAGDHIDVLDYSDGDSAGQPDSHFWTDPARMIDVVSMLRETLGEIEGIDQARLEEQASSYLTELESLDADMTAAFTAIPEQRRALVTNHHVFGYLADRFGFRIVGAVIPSGTTLAAPSASDLQGLITAIDEAGITTIFAESSQPGRLMEVLADEANRDVVVVELVTESLTQPDGDAPTYLDMMRVNTERIATGLAP; encoded by the coding sequence ATGAAAATGCGAGTCGCGTTAGCCGCTGCACTTTTCGCGGGCGGGAGTCTCACCGCCTGCGTGTCACCCGGACCAGATCAGCCGCTGGTCGTCGTGACGACCAACATCCTCGGCGATGTCGTCGAGGAAATGGTCGGCGACGAGGCTGAGGTACTCACTCTGATGCCGCCCGATGCCGACCCCCACTCCTTCGCGATTTCCGCGCAGACAGCAGCGCGCATGCGGGATGCAGAACTGATTGTTGCCAACGGTCTCGGCCTCGAGGAAGGGCTCGCGAAGCACGTCGAGTCCACCGCAGCTGACGGCGTTCCGGTGTTCCTCGCCGGCGATCACATCGATGTGCTCGACTACAGCGACGGTGACTCGGCAGGCCAGCCCGATTCGCACTTCTGGACCGACCCGGCCCGCATGATCGATGTCGTCTCAATGCTCAGGGAAACACTCGGCGAAATCGAGGGCATCGATCAGGCAAGGCTCGAGGAACAAGCGTCCAGCTACCTCACGGAACTCGAGTCGCTAGACGCCGACATGACAGCCGCGTTCACTGCGATCCCCGAACAGCGGCGCGCGCTGGTGACCAATCACCACGTCTTCGGCTACCTCGCCGACCGGTTCGGGTTCCGGATCGTCGGCGCGGTAATCCCTAGCGGCACAACGCTCGCGGCGCCGAGCGCGAGTGATCTCCAGGGACTCATCACCGCAATCGACGAGGCAGGTATCACCACGATCTTCGCAGAGTCGTCACAGCCTGGCCGGCTCATGGAGGTTCTCGCCGACGAAGCCAACCGCGACGTCGTCGTCGTTGAACTTGTCACCGAATCGCTGACACAGCCCGACGGTGACGCACCCACATACCTCGACATGATGCGCGTCAACACAGAGCGCATCGCTACCGGCCTCGCGCCGTGA
- a CDS encoding site-specific integrase: MRLVSTLAESEQVRADDWPERDFAIVALTLLCGLRSAELLALDIRDHQPHPDTAGELRIHACGKGRKDRTVRTSPPLTAILEDYLSTRTIRVGATRRALADAPVWARFKASDPMFVNLDGARLTQGTLQY, from the coding sequence GTGCGCCTGGTCTCCACGCTCGCGGAAAGCGAACAGGTGCGGGCGGACGACTGGCCGGAACGCGACTTCGCGATCGTCGCCCTCACCCTGTTATGCGGGCTGCGCTCCGCCGAACTCCTCGCGCTTGACATCCGTGACCACCAGCCGCATCCAGACACCGCAGGTGAGTTACGGATTCATGCGTGCGGCAAAGGCCGCAAAGACCGCACCGTGCGCACCTCTCCCCCGCTCACCGCGATCCTCGAGGACTACCTCAGCACCCGCACCATCAGAGTTGGCGCGACCCGCAGAGCCTTAGCTGATGCACCCGTGTGGGCGCGGTTCAAGGCGAGTGATCCGATGTTTGTGAATCTGGACGGTGCGCGACTGACGCAGGGCACGCTGCAGTACTAA
- a CDS encoding ChaB family protein — MPKTKKSGKPKKDELPSTVKRSSKKAQRTFAKAYDAAVDEYDGNEERAHRVAYSALKQKYARVGKKWKRKDKKGPSDSRSEGGSGGKTHEGVDAKATKDKLLKTARRLGIKGRSAMRKPELVEAIKKENKRETDAARRKN; from the coding sequence ATGCCGAAGACCAAGAAATCTGGTAAGCCGAAGAAGGACGAACTGCCCTCCACGGTGAAACGGTCGAGCAAGAAAGCGCAGCGCACCTTCGCCAAAGCGTACGACGCGGCCGTTGACGAATATGACGGCAACGAGGAACGTGCTCATCGTGTGGCGTACTCCGCCCTGAAGCAGAAGTACGCCCGAGTCGGGAAAAAGTGGAAGCGCAAGGATAAGAAGGGCCCCTCGGACTCCAGGTCAGAAGGTGGCTCTGGCGGCAAGACACATGAAGGCGTGGACGCGAAGGCGACGAAGGACAAGCTGCTGAAGACGGCCCGCCGCCTCGGTATCAAAGGGCGCTCCGCGATGAGAAAGCCTGAACTGGTCGAGGCGATCAAAAAGGAGAACAAGCGGGAGACTGACGCGGCGCGAAGAAAGAACTAG